AATGAATTATTCGAAGGATCAAAATATTTACTATTATATGCGGATAAATTGGAAGAACTAAAAACGATTTGCTGGTTCTGTCATAAAAAAGCGACAATGAACCTTCATTATATCGATGGTCAACCGGTTTACGAAGGAACCCAAGTTCAAATTGGAGGCAATGAAGCCTACTATCCAGTATGCCGTAATCACTATTTTCACCCACCCATTGATGGTGAACAAGAAAAAAACGAAAAATAAACCATACTTATCTAAAGAAAAAGGAGCAACCAACTATGTACGATCAGTTACAATCAATTGAAGATCGCTATGAAGAATTAGGTGAGCTATTAAGTGATCCAGAAGTTATTGGCGATACGAAACGATTTATGCAATTATCAAAAGAAGAAGCAAGCACAAGAGAAACAGTAGAAGTATACCGTCGCTACAAACAAGTTGTTGATGGAATCGCAGATACAGAAGAATTACTTGGTGAAAAACTAGATGCAGAAATGGCTGAAATGGCCAAAGAAGAACTTTCAGAGTTGAAGAAGGAAAAAGAAGTTTTAGAAGAACGCATTAAAATTTTACTGTTGCCGAAAGACCCAAATGATGATAAAAACATTATCATGGAAATCCGTGGTGCAGCAGGTGGGGACGAAGCAGCGTTATTTGCTGGGGATTTATTTGGAATGTACCAAAAATATGCGGAATCTCAAGGCTGGAAAATCGATGTCATGGAAGCCAGCATCACTGGTATCGGCGGCTATAAAGAAGTGATCATGATGATTTCTGGAGAAAATGTTTTCTCTAAACTAAAATATGAAAGTGGTGCGCACCGTGTACAACGTGTTCCATCTACGGAATCACAAGGACGTATCCATACTTCAACAGCCACTGTTGTCGTATTACCTGAAGCGGAAGAAGTAGAATTGGATCTTGCTGATAAAGATATTCGTACCGATATATATCATGCCAGTGGTGCGGGAGGTCAGCACGTCAATAAAACAGCTTCTGCTGTTCGTTTAACGCATATTCCAACAGGGATTGCCGTAGCGATGCAAGATGAACGCTCACAAATCAAGAACCGTGAAAAAGCGATGAAAATTTTACGCGCTCGAGTATACGACCAAATACAGCAAGAAGCACAAAGCGAATATGATGCAAATCGTAAATCTGCTGTAGGGACTGGAGACCGTTCAGAACGAATTCGTACGTATAACTTCCCGCAAAATCGTGTGACGGATCACCGTATTGGGTTAACAATCCAAAAACTAGATCAAATTTTAGCTGGGAAATTAGATGAAATCGTTGATGCTTTAGTTTTATACGATCAAACATCAAAATTAGAAGAGATGCAAAATGGGTAACCGTTATTTTGAAGTCCTTGAACGGGCTTCTTCTTTTTTAGAAAAACAAGGCATAGAAGGCCACAGTATTCTATTTGTTTTTTTAGAAAGAAAAGGCTGGACGAAAACAGATTGGCTTCTTCATTTAAAAGAGAAGATATCAGCAGAAGACGAGCAGCAAATCAACGAGGATTTAAAGAAGCTTGCTGAAAATTATCCGCCGCAGTATTTATTAGGCTATAGTGATTTTTATGAACATCGCTTTTTAGTCAACGAGCATACCTTGATACCTAGACCGGAAACAGAAGAGTTAGTGGATCGCTGTTTAAAAGAAAATCCTAATGACTCATTCACTGTTGTCGACGTGGGGACAGGAACAGGAGCAATAGCAATCAGCTTGAAATCAGTACGAAGCAATTGGCAAGTAACAGCAGTCGATATTTCTGAAGAAGCATTACAGATTGCTCGGAAAAATGCGCAACTTCTAGAAACAGAGGTACATTTTATTCATGGAGATGGTCTAAAACCATTGAAGGAAGCCAAAATCGACATCTTAATTTCAAATCCACCCTACATTAGTAAAAGTGAATGGGCGTTAATGGATGAAAGTGTCCGGACATTTGAGCCAAAAACAGCTTTATTTGCGGAAAATGATGGTCTAGCCATTTATCAGCAATTAGCGCATGAAGCAAAAGACTTACTGAATCCTAATGGGAAAATTTACTTAGAAATTGGGTTCCAGCAGGGAAACGCTGTGAAACAAATTTTTCAAGAAGCCTTTCCAGAAAAACAAATAGAAATTGCCAAAGACCTATCAGGAAATGATCGAATGGTGATTGTTTCATCAAAAGAAGGAGAGAAGTAACCTTGGAGACAAAACTATTTACCGCCAAAGAAATCAAGCCAGCCGCCGCATTGATTCGTCAAGGAGCACTAGTTGCTTTTCCTACCGAAACAGTATATGGACTTGGAGCAAACGCACTTAATGAACAGGCAGTAAAACAAGTCTATGCTGTAAAAGGTCGTCCGAGTGATAATCCGCTGATTGTTCATGTCAGTCATTTCGAGATGGTCAAACAATATGTTACCGATTTTCCTGTTCACACGAAACAATTAGTTGATTCTTTTTGGCCTGGACCGTTAACCTTGATTTTTACGGTCAAACCAGATACATTCTCTAAAACCGTAACGGGGGGACTAAAAACAGTCGCGTTTCGGATGCCAAATAATGCTCAGACACTAGACTTGATTAATCAAGCAGGCGTTCCGATTGTTGGTCCAAGTGCAAATACCTCTGGAAAACCTAGTCCGACAACAGCTCAGCATGTTTACCATGATTTACAGGGCAAAATTGCAGGGATTTTGGATGATGGGCCAACACAAATTGGTGTGGAGTCAACGGTTGTGGATTTGACTGCGGCAGATGGCATACCAGTAATTTTAAGACCTGGAGCAATCACCAAAGAACAATTAGAAGAAGTGGTTGGGACGGTAAAAGTCGATCAACATCTAATTAGTGAGAAGGAAACACCAAAAGCGCCAGGAATGAAGTATAAACACTACTCACCAGATGTGCCTGTATGGATTATCGATGGAGATAGTCAAGTAGTTGAAAAAGCCATTGAATGGGCGAAAAGTGAAAATAAACGAATTGGTTTATATGTAGATGATATTTTGAGTGAGAAGTTTTCTGAAAAAGTAGAGGAAATTTTTTCATTTGGTGAAAGTAACGTAGAACAAGCAACTAAATTTTTATTTGCTGGA
The DNA window shown above is from Enterococcus sp. 4G2_DIV0659 and carries:
- the prfA gene encoding peptide chain release factor 1; this encodes MYDQLQSIEDRYEELGELLSDPEVIGDTKRFMQLSKEEASTRETVEVYRRYKQVVDGIADTEELLGEKLDAEMAEMAKEELSELKKEKEVLEERIKILLLPKDPNDDKNIIMEIRGAAGGDEAALFAGDLFGMYQKYAESQGWKIDVMEASITGIGGYKEVIMMISGENVFSKLKYESGAHRVQRVPSTESQGRIHTSTATVVVLPEAEEVELDLADKDIRTDIYHASGAGGQHVNKTASAVRLTHIPTGIAVAMQDERSQIKNREKAMKILRARVYDQIQQEAQSEYDANRKSAVGTGDRSERIRTYNFPQNRVTDHRIGLTIQKLDQILAGKLDEIVDALVLYDQTSKLEEMQNG
- the prmC gene encoding peptide chain release factor N(5)-glutamine methyltransferase is translated as MGNRYFEVLERASSFLEKQGIEGHSILFVFLERKGWTKTDWLLHLKEKISAEDEQQINEDLKKLAENYPPQYLLGYSDFYEHRFLVNEHTLIPRPETEELVDRCLKENPNDSFTVVDVGTGTGAIAISLKSVRSNWQVTAVDISEEALQIARKNAQLLETEVHFIHGDGLKPLKEAKIDILISNPPYISKSEWALMDESVRTFEPKTALFAENDGLAIYQQLAHEAKDLLNPNGKIYLEIGFQQGNAVKQIFQEAFPEKQIEIAKDLSGNDRMVIVSSKEGEK
- a CDS encoding L-threonylcarbamoyladenylate synthase, which translates into the protein METKLFTAKEIKPAAALIRQGALVAFPTETVYGLGANALNEQAVKQVYAVKGRPSDNPLIVHVSHFEMVKQYVTDFPVHTKQLVDSFWPGPLTLIFTVKPDTFSKTVTGGLKTVAFRMPNNAQTLDLINQAGVPIVGPSANTSGKPSPTTAQHVYHDLQGKIAGILDDGPTQIGVESTVVDLTAADGIPVILRPGAITKEQLEEVVGTVKVDQHLISEKETPKAPGMKYKHYSPDVPVWIIDGDSQVVEKAIEWAKSENKRIGLYVDDILSEKFSEKVEEIFSFGESNVEQATKFLFAGLRSLDERNIDVIFAQNFPETGLGIAYMNRLKKAANQKILKIDSIFE